A DNA window from Penaeus vannamei isolate JL-2024 chromosome 5, ASM4276789v1, whole genome shotgun sequence contains the following coding sequences:
- the LOC113803230 gene encoding sodium- and chloride-dependent taurine transporter-like: protein MADVELHPLEPGTDASSPPPPYPDNGGCDDGDDGDGDDEKAETWASPLDHLPMLLSVVVWELGFLQFPLFWYINGGVFLLLYFLLLVLCGIPLLLLESFIGQFTSSNCIEVFSFIPAFKGIGYSNGLYLLLMTPYMVVYTSYSLFHLVYSFISIEQWNWCGGEWDSEGCVAEVPEGWNTTENYSAFPSFALDMPWRFLSAIFVTWVVIFFALFGGVRVLGKLMWVTAGTTIVLILALFIRGATLSGAWLGVGDLFRLESHTLADSSTWLQAIHQLFYSFCLGTGVITTMASYNKVRHNVVRDVLVVSAVKVALEIVVGLAVICLLQYLADRMQLPLIDVMEISPYLAYKTLPTVFSLMPQPLLWTCVLFVLVFFLSIPFMVASVQVLLECLLTLLPPRWRRRRWPLLLAICGAGFLLSSLCCFEFARYAFVTIEWGIPFVGPKIVCLFEVIIFAYIFGAGSIARDVEMTSNKTISYYFYFTWISVTPLILVSVSIAFLVFMFDGYLSYPAIAIGWYFLPVQLIYWCCVGDFKAKLWGPRAAGDRAAWKRFCSEHPVRNSHVHRAL from the exons ATGGCTGACGTGGAGCTGCATCCCCTCGAGCCAGGCACTgacgcctcctcccccccgcccccctaccccgaCAATGGAGGATgcgacgacggcgacgacggcgacggcgacgacgaGAAGGCCGAGACATGGGCGTCGCCGCTGGACCACCTGCCGATGCTGCTGAGCGTCGTCGTGTGGGAACTGGGCTTCCTGCAATTTCCGCTTTTTTGGTACATCAATGGCGGAG TATTCCTCCTGTTGTATTTTCTCCTGCTGGTTCTCTGCGGGATTCCTCTCCTGCTGCTGGAGTCCTTCATCGGGCAGTTCACCTCCTCGAACTGCATAGAGGTGTTCTCCTTCATCCCTGCATTCAAAG GCATTGGATATTCAAACGGACTGTATCTCCTGTTGATGACGCCATACATGGTTGTATACACAAGCTACTCGTTGTTCCACCTGGTATATTCGTTCATAAGCATCGAACAGTGGAACTGGTGCGGTGGAGAGTGGGACTCGGAAGGCTGCGTCGCTGAG GTCCCAGAAGGTTGGAATACAACAGAAAATTATAGTGCTTTTCC GTCTTTTGCTCTGGACATGCCGTGGCGTTTTCTCTCAGCCATCTTCGTCACGTGGGTTGTCATCTTCTTCGCCCTCTTCGGCGGGGTCAGGGTCCTTGGGAAG CTGATGTGGGTCACTGCTGGGACGACCATTGTACTGATCCTGGCACTGTTCATCCGCGGAGCCACACTGTCGGGGGCGTGGCTCGGTGTTGGCGATCTCTTCAGGTTGGAGTCACACACGCTGGCTGACTCTTCG ACTTGGTTACAGGCCATCCATCAACTCTTCTACTCCTTTTGCTTGGGCACCGGTGTCATCACGACCATGGCCTCCTACAACAAAGTCCGCCATAACGTCGTGAGGGACGTTTTGGTGGTGTCAGCTGTCAAAGTGGCCTTGGAAATCGTCGTCGGCTTAGCAGTGATTTGTCTGCTGCAATACTTGGCGGATCGGATGCAACTGCCGCTCATTGACGTCATGGAGATCA GCCCTTATCTCGCGTACAAGACGCTGCCCACTGTCTTCTCTCTGATGCCTCAGCCGCTGTTATGGACCTGTGTTCTCTTCGTGTTGGTGTTCTTCCTGAGCATACCTTTCATG GTGGCGTCCGTCCAGGTGCTGCTCGAGTGCCTcctgaccctcctccccccccgatgGCGACGCCGGCGCTGGCCGCTGCTGCTCGCCATCTGCGGCGCCGGGTTCCTGCTCTCCTCGCTCTGCTGCTTCGAG tttgccCGTTACGCTTTTGTCACGATTGAATGGGGCATTCCATTCGTTGGACCCAAGATTGTATGCCTTTTCGAGGTCATAATCTTTGCATACATCTTTG GAGCGGGAAGCATCGCGAGGGACGTGGAGATGACGAGCAACAAGAccatttcttattacttttacttcACGTGGATTTCTGTCACGCCTTTGATATTGGTA AGCGTGTCTATCGCATTCTTGGTCTTTATGTTTGACGGTTATCTATCGTATCCGGCCATCGCTATCGGCTGGTACTTTCTGCCGGTCCAGCTTATCTACTGGTGCTGTGTTGGTGAT TTCAAAGCGAAGCTGTGGGGTCCGCGGGCGGCGGGCGACAGGGCCGCGTGGAAGCGCTTCTGCTCTGAGCATCCTGTGCGCAACAGCCACGTCCATCGAGCCTTATAG